One Haloterrigena salifodinae DNA window includes the following coding sequences:
- the glmU gene encoding bifunctional sugar-1-phosphate nucleotidylyltransferase/acetyltransferase encodes MKAVVLAAGQGTRIRPLSDSIPKPMLPVADRPLVAHTTDAAIDAGADEIILVIGYEGETVRDYFGDEYRGVPISYAVQTEQAGTAHAVNTAREHIDGPFAVLNGDNLYDPAAVDRLFEHCPAVCAIAVDEPRNYGVLSTDGDSVTGIVEKPSEPPTNLANAGAYAFPERAREWLEVPESERGEHEITDVLASVIEEFDVTPVTLDQWLDVGRPWELLEANEWKLADLDRRIDGRVSDDAHLEGDVVVEEGATVKPGVVVEGPALIRSGATVGPNAYVRGATLIGEDVSVGHSVEIKNSVISRGTSVSHLSYVGDSVLGRNVNFGAGTNVANLRHDDADIKFTVKGERVSTGRRKFGVVAGDDVKTGINSSLSPGLKLTTGATTQPGESVERDR; translated from the coding sequence ATGAAAGCAGTCGTTCTCGCGGCGGGACAGGGCACGCGCATTCGACCGCTCTCGGATTCGATCCCGAAACCGATGCTGCCGGTGGCCGACCGGCCGCTTGTGGCCCACACGACCGACGCGGCGATCGACGCCGGCGCCGACGAGATCATCCTCGTGATCGGCTACGAGGGCGAGACCGTCCGCGACTACTTCGGCGATGAGTACCGCGGCGTGCCGATCTCCTACGCCGTCCAGACCGAACAAGCCGGGACGGCCCACGCCGTCAACACCGCTCGAGAACACATCGACGGTCCCTTCGCCGTCCTGAACGGCGACAACCTCTACGATCCGGCCGCGGTCGATCGCCTCTTCGAGCACTGTCCGGCCGTCTGCGCGATCGCCGTCGACGAGCCCCGCAATTACGGGGTGCTCAGCACCGACGGCGACTCGGTCACCGGCATCGTCGAGAAGCCCTCGGAGCCGCCGACGAACCTCGCCAACGCCGGCGCCTACGCCTTCCCCGAACGCGCCCGCGAGTGGCTCGAGGTCCCCGAAAGCGAGCGCGGCGAACACGAGATCACCGACGTGCTCGCGAGCGTGATCGAGGAGTTCGACGTAACGCCGGTCACGCTCGATCAGTGGCTCGACGTCGGTCGACCCTGGGAACTCCTCGAGGCCAACGAGTGGAAGCTCGCCGACCTCGACCGGCGGATCGACGGCCGGGTCAGCGACGACGCCCACCTCGAGGGCGACGTGGTCGTCGAGGAGGGGGCGACGGTGAAACCGGGCGTCGTCGTCGAAGGGCCGGCGCTGATCCGCTCGGGCGCGACCGTCGGACCGAACGCCTACGTCCGCGGCGCGACGCTGATCGGCGAGGACGTGTCGGTCGGCCACTCCGTCGAGATCAAGAACAGCGTCATCTCCCGCGGGACGTCGGTCAGTCACCTCTCGTACGTCGGCGACAGCGTCCTCGGGCGCAACGTCAACTTCGGCGCCGGGACGAACGTCGCGAACCTCCGCCACGACGACGCGGATATTAAATTTACTGTGAAAGGCGAGCGCGTCTCGACGGGCCGGCGCAAGTTCGGCGTCGTCGCCGGCGACGACGTGAAGACGGGGATCAACTCGAGTCTCTCGCCCGGACTGAAACTCACGACCGGCGCGACGACGCAGCCCGGCGAGAGCGTCGAGCGAGACCGGTAG
- a CDS encoding DUF4350 domain-containing protein — MTVREWLRDGGGLDWPRVLLAALSTTVVVALLVAAATSSAAFGPYNPSWDGTSELRQQTASESGAESELIRDTARYDDYESNETVAFVVAPDETYADEDVDRIRRFIDNGGTLVVLENFGTNGNQLLADVGAETRTDGAVLRDEQEYYRGPTMPVATGVENHTYTEGVDQLTLNYASALETDEEEATVLVRTSEYAYRDVNRNDELDDNETLDSYPVAAVENVSEGQVVVVGDPSIAINAMIDEPDNTAFLQRLSADADHVLIDLSHSEDLPPLTAAVLTIRELPLLQVLLGAVGIAGIATLSRRRLRPSLERVRTRLSRRNDPTDAPIAVPSGDDVDERRATAIRDRHPDWDEDRVRRVIAALNRDDMEPDDQ; from the coding sequence ATGACCGTCCGCGAGTGGCTCCGCGACGGCGGGGGTCTCGATTGGCCCCGTGTGCTCCTCGCCGCGCTGTCGACCACCGTGGTCGTCGCGTTGCTCGTCGCCGCCGCGACCTCGTCGGCCGCGTTCGGCCCCTACAACCCCTCGTGGGACGGCACGTCGGAACTCCGACAGCAGACCGCGTCGGAATCGGGCGCCGAGAGCGAACTGATCCGCGACACGGCCCGATACGACGACTACGAGTCCAACGAGACGGTCGCCTTCGTCGTCGCCCCCGACGAGACGTACGCGGACGAGGACGTGGATCGAATCCGACGGTTCATCGATAACGGCGGGACCCTCGTCGTCCTCGAGAACTTCGGGACAAACGGGAACCAACTGCTGGCCGACGTCGGCGCCGAGACGCGGACCGACGGCGCCGTGCTCCGGGACGAACAGGAGTACTACCGCGGGCCGACGATGCCGGTCGCGACCGGCGTCGAGAACCACACCTACACCGAGGGCGTCGACCAGTTGACGCTCAACTACGCCTCCGCGCTCGAGACGGACGAAGAGGAGGCGACCGTGCTCGTCCGGACCAGCGAGTACGCCTACCGCGATGTCAATCGCAACGATGAACTCGACGACAACGAGACGCTCGACAGCTATCCCGTCGCGGCGGTCGAGAACGTCTCGGAGGGACAGGTCGTCGTCGTCGGGGACCCGAGTATCGCCATCAACGCGATGATCGACGAACCCGATAACACGGCGTTCCTACAGCGACTGTCCGCCGACGCCGACCACGTGCTCATCGATCTCTCCCACTCCGAGGATCTACCGCCGTTGACCGCCGCCGTCCTGACGATCCGGGAACTGCCGCTGTTGCAGGTCCTCCTCGGCGCCGTGGGGATCGCTGGTATCGCGACCCTCTCGCGTCGTCGCCTCCGGCCGTCGCTCGAGCGCGTTCGGACGCGACTCTCCCGCCGGAACGACCCGACCGACGCGCCGATCGCCGTGCCGTCAGGGGACGACGTCGATGAGCGTCGGGCGACCGCGATCCGGGACCGCCACCCCGACTGGGACGAGGATCGTGTCCGCCGCGTGATAGCAGCGCTTAACCGTGACGATATGGAACCGGACGATCAATGA
- a CDS encoding AAA family ATPase — protein sequence MNGDDPVDGSSIGTLDAERIYEAVREEMSRVLIGNESAVEHLTIALFTRGHVLLEGVPGVAKTTLANLFARVTGLDYTRIQMTPDILPADITGTHVYRESRGTFELQRGPIFANMVVADEINRATPKTQSALLEAMQERRVTIEGETLSLPTPFMVIATQNPIEMEGVFELPEAQRDRFQFKLTVDIPGRGDERELLERFDADPDLGPETVDQVVAVSDLLAARESISEIHVAEPIKEYVLDLVAATRDHPDVTHGASPRASLAFLDGAKARAAIHGREYVIPDDVKVLTESILAHRLVLSTDADLSDVAPTDVVADIVDSVTPPGAEAVELQPVSDGGTKRE from the coding sequence ATGAACGGCGACGACCCCGTCGACGGCAGTTCCATTGGTACCCTCGATGCCGAGCGTATCTACGAGGCCGTCCGCGAGGAGATGAGCCGAGTGTTGATCGGCAACGAATCAGCGGTCGAACACCTCACGATCGCACTATTCACGCGGGGCCACGTCCTCCTCGAGGGCGTTCCGGGTGTCGCGAAGACGACGCTCGCGAACCTGTTCGCCCGCGTGACCGGCCTCGACTACACCCGCATCCAGATGACGCCGGACATCCTGCCGGCGGACATCACGGGGACTCACGTCTACCGGGAATCCCGCGGCACGTTCGAACTCCAGCGCGGGCCGATCTTCGCCAACATGGTGGTCGCCGACGAGATCAACCGCGCGACGCCGAAGACCCAGTCGGCGCTGCTCGAGGCGATGCAGGAACGGCGCGTGACCATCGAGGGCGAGACGCTGAGTCTACCGACGCCCTTCATGGTTATCGCGACGCAGAACCCGATCGAGATGGAGGGGGTCTTCGAGCTGCCGGAGGCCCAGCGCGACCGCTTCCAGTTCAAACTCACTGTCGATATCCCCGGTCGAGGGGACGAACGCGAGTTGCTCGAGCGGTTCGACGCCGACCCCGACCTCGGCCCCGAAACCGTCGACCAGGTCGTCGCGGTGTCGGACCTCCTCGCGGCGCGGGAGTCCATCTCGGAAATTCACGTCGCCGAGCCGATCAAGGAGTACGTCCTCGACCTCGTCGCGGCGACCCGGGACCACCCCGACGTCACCCACGGCGCCTCGCCTCGAGCGTCGCTGGCGTTTCTCGACGGCGCGAAGGCGCGAGCCGCGATCCACGGACGCGAGTACGTCATCCCCGACGACGTGAAGGTCCTGACCGAGTCGATCCTTGCCCACCGACTCGTGTTGAGCACCGACGCCGACCTGAGCGACGTGGCGCCCACCGACGTCGTCGCGGACATCGTCGACTCGGTCACGCCGCCGGGCGCCGAAGCCGTCGAACTCCAGCCGGTAAGCGACGGCGGCACGAAGCGAGAGTAG
- a CDS encoding DUF58 domain-containing protein — translation MKPTRRLWAVAALAAFLAGVAVVTARPLLLGGAGLIGSWIVTRQYRFYRTLEETVDALAVEQSAARTGIRTGETVPVTLSARLAAPSPLAVAIEGGLPTAAAADDSLSLSLDPTTSATTRTVDVTWPTAGHHRFDEPTVTATDGFLRETVSLGTAPTVTVEPRGPRTIHVGEGGDRITMAYGEHEAGRLGSGIEPAELREYMPGDTADRIDWKATARLATPHVREYEAETDRRTLLIVDHRASLATGRPDETELDYLREVALATAASAHRLGDPVGLRTVGDEGITFRLDPTTTPVAYDRIRRRLLDLEPTVDPSAADGIGRESRRRRTPPLRSSGFTAADARAKRIGLGDDDDRFAATLRPFYTAREGYRERIESDPLYGTIRRSHSGNTEGLWTILFTDDSRPAELRETVKLARGNGNSVLVLLAPTVLYEPDGLADVEDAYDRYVEFEDLRRDLARMSRVTALEVGPQDRLSTVLSDGRARARGERA, via the coding sequence ATGAAACCCACGCGTCGACTGTGGGCCGTCGCTGCCCTCGCGGCCTTTCTCGCGGGCGTCGCAGTCGTTACTGCCCGTCCGCTCCTCCTCGGCGGCGCCGGGCTGATCGGCTCGTGGATCGTCACGCGCCAGTATCGGTTCTACCGCACGCTCGAGGAGACGGTCGACGCGCTGGCCGTCGAGCAGTCGGCCGCCCGCACTGGCATTCGAACGGGCGAAACCGTCCCGGTCACGCTCTCGGCGAGGCTGGCCGCGCCGTCGCCGCTCGCCGTCGCGATCGAGGGCGGACTCCCGACGGCCGCCGCGGCCGACGACTCGCTCTCGCTGTCCCTCGATCCGACGACGTCCGCGACCACCCGAACGGTCGACGTCACGTGGCCGACCGCGGGCCACCACCGATTCGACGAACCGACCGTGACCGCGACGGACGGATTCCTCCGCGAGACGGTGTCGCTCGGAACGGCCCCGACGGTCACCGTCGAGCCCCGCGGTCCGCGGACCATCCACGTCGGCGAGGGCGGCGATCGGATCACGATGGCCTACGGCGAACACGAGGCCGGTCGCCTCGGGTCGGGGATCGAGCCCGCGGAACTCCGCGAGTACATGCCCGGCGATACGGCCGATCGGATCGACTGGAAGGCCACGGCCAGGCTGGCGACGCCCCACGTCCGCGAGTACGAGGCCGAGACCGACCGGCGGACGCTACTGATCGTCGACCACCGCGCCTCGCTGGCGACGGGGCGACCGGACGAAACCGAACTCGACTACCTCCGCGAGGTCGCGCTCGCGACGGCCGCGAGCGCGCACCGCCTCGGCGATCCCGTCGGACTGCGCACCGTCGGCGACGAGGGGATCACGTTTCGCCTCGACCCGACGACGACGCCGGTGGCGTACGATCGGATCCGGCGTCGGTTGCTCGACCTCGAGCCGACGGTCGATCCGTCGGCCGCCGACGGAATCGGACGGGAGAGCCGACGGAGGCGGACCCCGCCGCTCCGGAGCAGCGGCTTCACCGCGGCCGACGCTCGGGCGAAACGCATCGGCCTCGGTGACGACGACGACCGGTTCGCCGCGACCCTTCGCCCGTTCTACACCGCGCGAGAGGGGTACCGCGAACGCATCGAATCGGATCCGCTCTACGGCACCATCAGGCGATCCCACAGCGGCAACACCGAGGGGCTGTGGACGATCCTCTTCACCGACGACTCGCGGCCGGCGGAGCTCCGTGAGACGGTCAAACTCGCCCGCGGAAACGGCAACTCGGTGCTGGTGCTGCTCGCGCCGACGGTGCTCTACGAGCCCGACGGCCTCGCGGACGTCGAGGACGCCTACGATCGCTACGTCGAGTTCGAGGACCTGCGCCGCGACCTCGCCCGGATGTCCCGCGTGACCGCCCTCGAGGTCGGCCCGCAGGATCGCCTCTCGACGGTCCTCTCGGACGGACGCGCCCGCGCTCGAGGTGAGCGCGCATGA
- a CDS encoding DUF4129 domain-containing protein, translating into MTNAVGRTLVLALLLVCFPLSATGGGIAAASAGSVDDGSALASVAAQQESPDADGDTADNDTVRHRNPDEYDEGADQAELERWLSDKLSGQLEEGAIQLSEGEADLASQFVGDEYSARLEQYAEVTGDAERAESFDQAQNEQKRMTEAVSEYEKTKEEYEAAREAGDEERARELARELESLAEGIGNSSQNVQDHYDAISNDSDIDLTDAAEEIEDVNEEVQTEQAAVREESFVETELSIEATSEYISFTDPLDASGTIETEDGTPIANEEIRLKVGNQEIRTETDESGWFDFEYRPISVPLSADSVTVEYVPENESAYLGSETSVPVDIEQVEPTIAIDDVEPATVAYGDRVAVDYDLRVGDERVDDVPVVASIDGTPLGLFGSSNGSTTGNPTVPADVPSGEHDLRISLPFEDRALASVADSTTVTVAETEPELSVSASSTGEREVTVNGTLEATGGGVEGQSVRLVADGTVLETVSTDADGAFGASVTVPEETATGEVQLVAVHDDEGTNLARTEATTTVTFPTAADSLLPTWAWLALGLFVAAVGAGGYWYRNRASEPAPVPTDPDEVDDAPTAAGTPDPVSSRTLLSRASDQLSSGNPNDAVRDCYAAVRQSLESRFAASGPLTHWEFYRRYSDRSADAETESAPLRDVTEGYERAAFGPDGVSEREAEAVLERARELCSEATRTGPADD; encoded by the coding sequence GTGACAAACGCCGTCGGTCGAACGCTCGTCCTCGCCCTCCTGCTCGTCTGCTTCCCGTTGAGCGCGACGGGTGGCGGAATCGCCGCCGCTTCCGCGGGGAGCGTTGACGACGGCTCGGCACTGGCCAGCGTCGCGGCCCAACAGGAGTCGCCGGACGCCGACGGAGACACCGCGGACAACGACACCGTTCGCCACCGAAATCCCGACGAGTACGACGAAGGAGCCGACCAGGCCGAACTCGAGCGGTGGCTCTCCGACAAGCTGTCGGGACAGCTCGAAGAAGGAGCGATCCAGCTCAGCGAGGGCGAGGCCGACCTCGCGAGCCAGTTCGTCGGAGACGAGTACAGCGCCAGACTCGAGCAGTACGCCGAGGTGACTGGCGACGCCGAACGGGCCGAATCCTTCGACCAAGCGCAGAACGAGCAGAAGCGAATGACCGAGGCGGTCAGCGAGTACGAGAAGACGAAAGAAGAGTACGAGGCGGCGCGCGAAGCGGGCGACGAGGAACGCGCTCGCGAACTCGCCCGCGAACTCGAGTCGCTGGCCGAGGGAATCGGGAACTCGAGTCAGAACGTCCAGGACCACTACGACGCGATCAGCAACGACAGCGATATCGACCTGACCGACGCCGCCGAGGAGATCGAAGACGTAAACGAGGAGGTCCAGACCGAACAGGCGGCGGTTCGCGAGGAGTCGTTCGTCGAAACGGAACTGAGTATCGAGGCGACGTCCGAATACATTTCGTTTACCGACCCGCTCGACGCGAGCGGCACGATCGAAACCGAAGACGGAACGCCGATCGCGAACGAGGAGATCCGTCTCAAGGTCGGGAATCAGGAGATCCGAACCGAGACGGACGAAAGCGGGTGGTTCGATTTCGAGTACCGGCCGATCTCCGTGCCGCTGTCGGCCGACTCGGTGACGGTCGAGTACGTCCCCGAGAACGAATCGGCGTACCTCGGGAGCGAGACCAGCGTCCCGGTCGATATCGAACAGGTCGAGCCGACAATCGCGATCGATGACGTCGAGCCCGCCACCGTCGCGTACGGCGATCGCGTCGCCGTCGACTACGACCTCCGCGTCGGCGACGAACGGGTCGACGACGTCCCGGTAGTCGCCTCGATCGACGGGACGCCGCTCGGACTCTTCGGCTCCAGCAACGGGTCGACTACCGGGAACCCGACGGTGCCGGCGGACGTCCCCTCCGGCGAGCACGACCTCCGGATCTCCCTCCCCTTCGAGGATCGAGCGCTCGCGAGCGTCGCCGACTCGACGACGGTCACCGTCGCGGAAACGGAGCCCGAACTCTCCGTCTCCGCGAGTTCCACCGGCGAGCGGGAGGTCACGGTCAACGGCACGCTCGAGGCGACCGGCGGCGGGGTCGAGGGGCAATCGGTTCGACTTGTCGCCGACGGGACGGTTCTCGAGACGGTCTCGACGGACGCGGACGGCGCGTTCGGCGCCTCGGTCACGGTCCCTGAGGAGACGGCTACCGGCGAGGTGCAACTGGTCGCCGTCCACGACGACGAGGGGACCAACCTGGCGCGGACGGAGGCCACGACGACGGTCACCTTCCCGACAGCCGCCGACTCGCTGTTGCCCACGTGGGCGTGGCTGGCGCTCGGACTATTCGTCGCGGCCGTCGGCGCCGGCGGCTACTGGTATCGCAACCGAGCGTCGGAGCCGGCACCGGTGCCGACCGACCCGGACGAGGTCGACGACGCGCCGACGGCGGCCGGGACGCCCGACCCCGTCTCGTCTCGGACGCTCCTGTCGCGGGCGAGCGACCAGCTCTCGAGCGGCAATCCGAACGATGCGGTCCGGGACTGCTACGCCGCCGTTCGGCAGTCCCTCGAGTCGCGGTTCGCCGCGTCCGGTCCCCTGACCCACTGGGAGTTCTACCGCCGGTACAGCGACCGGTCGGCGGACGCCGAGACGGAGTCGGCCCCGCTCCGGGACGTCACCGAGGGGTACGAACGGGCGGCGTTCGGGCCCGACGGCGTCTCCGAACGCGAAGCCGAGGCGGTCCTCGAGCGGGCTCGCGAACTGTGTTCCGAGGCGACCCGGACTGGTCCGGCGGACGATTAG
- a CDS encoding winged helix-turn-helix domain-containing protein, producing MGETTDSNATLDIEQNAPRAIIHKQILDHAEANPDESMEAIADAVSGATTSTVERVLEEYGDPAAGSASEPAPTADAEPNGVEKAMTDAESVDTEPLGDDTATLTNETEVDERPSDPDVTVTDGGAASETATAAVTADSTTEEPAPTDRNAARDGEPELPIDRSTLTEKQRETLRAIYDHPDATQAELADRLGVSSPTISQRVNSIDGFDWADRNALVAPLFESDGEEDKRMPHADDSDDGPDSSERDGDDGSAGDATDESRDESSDRTRRRTDSSASRSERTPANAIDRADADARLAELTDCVDELADQLAAVERELEDRERGTTSREGGAESSVLADPELAHKIVHACVHSDRISEEEELRLLRDVTAAGAATRRDGNSTNSV from the coding sequence ATGGGTGAAACCACCGATTCGAATGCAACCCTCGATATCGAACAGAACGCACCGCGTGCAATCATCCACAAACAAATCCTCGATCACGCGGAAGCGAACCCGGACGAGTCGATGGAAGCGATCGCCGACGCCGTCAGCGGCGCTACGACGTCGACGGTCGAACGCGTCCTCGAGGAGTACGGCGATCCGGCGGCCGGCTCGGCGAGCGAGCCGGCGCCGACGGCCGACGCGGAACCGAACGGAGTCGAGAAAGCAATGACCGACGCGGAATCGGTGGATACCGAGCCGCTAGGAGACGACACCGCAACGCTGACGAACGAGACCGAGGTCGACGAACGGCCCTCGGATCCCGACGTCACGGTGACCGACGGCGGGGCGGCGTCGGAGACCGCCACCGCCGCAGTGACTGCCGATTCGACGACCGAGGAACCGGCACCGACCGACCGGAACGCGGCGCGCGACGGCGAACCCGAACTCCCCATCGACCGATCGACGCTGACCGAGAAACAACGCGAGACGTTGCGGGCGATCTACGACCATCCCGACGCGACGCAGGCGGAGCTCGCCGACAGGCTCGGCGTCAGCAGCCCGACGATCAGCCAGCGCGTCAACTCGATCGACGGCTTCGACTGGGCCGACCGAAACGCGCTCGTCGCGCCGCTGTTCGAGTCCGACGGCGAGGAGGACAAACGCATGCCCCACGCCGACGACAGCGACGACGGCCCCGACTCGAGTGAGCGGGACGGCGACGACGGATCCGCCGGGGACGCGACCGACGAGTCCCGCGACGAATCGAGCGACCGCACGCGGCGGCGGACCGACTCGTCCGCGTCCCGATCGGAACGAACGCCCGCGAACGCGATCGACCGGGCGGACGCGGATGCGCGACTGGCCGAACTGACCGACTGCGTCGACGAACTCGCCGACCAGCTGGCCGCGGTCGAGCGGGAACTCGAGGACCGCGAGCGAGGGACGACCAGCCGGGAGGGCGGCGCCGAGTCGTCGGTGCTCGCCGACCCCGAGCTCGCACACAAGATCGTCCACGCGTGCGTTCACTCCGATCGGATCAGCGAGGAAGAGGAACTGCGACTGCTCCGCGACGTCACCGCGGCCGGTGCGGCCACGAGGAGAGACGGAAATTCAACGAACTCCGTATAG
- a CDS encoding DUF1616 domain-containing protein: MAETRSLVALLPRPVRTLPADLAAVFAFVVLTNVAALAPVLRETSLRVPLGLAFVLFVPGYAFIAALFPEAGDDPTADPEVDGDSDGDLADGANRGPLSAGSFLDDRSGIDGIERVALSFGLSIAITPLIGLVLNFTPWGIRLVPIMLAISAFTVSAAAIAAVRRWELPTDERFRVPYRTWYTAGRAELFEPDTRADAALNVVLVLSLLLAVGSVGYAVTAPPDGEQFSAVYLLTEDDDGELTADNYPTEFTQGEPKEIVLGVDNHEHRTVDYTVVLVEQRVSVEDNETTVEEQRELDRFETRLSHNESWHHQHELEPTMTGENVRLVWLLYPGGDVPEEPSADTTEYSAHLWANVSEE; this comes from the coding sequence ATGGCTGAGACGCGATCACTGGTGGCACTGCTTCCGCGGCCGGTCCGGACGCTCCCGGCCGATCTCGCCGCCGTGTTCGCATTCGTGGTCCTGACGAACGTCGCCGCGCTCGCGCCCGTGCTCCGCGAGACGTCGCTTCGCGTCCCGCTCGGGCTCGCATTCGTCCTCTTTGTGCCCGGGTACGCGTTCATCGCGGCGCTGTTTCCCGAAGCCGGCGACGATCCGACCGCCGATCCGGAGGTCGACGGCGATAGCGACGGGGACCTCGCTGACGGTGCGAATCGCGGCCCGCTCTCGGCGGGTTCATTCCTCGACGATCGGTCGGGGATCGACGGCATCGAACGCGTCGCCCTCTCTTTCGGCCTCAGCATCGCCATTACCCCCCTGATCGGTCTCGTGTTGAATTTCACGCCGTGGGGGATCCGGCTGGTGCCGATCATGCTCGCCATCAGCGCGTTCACCGTCAGTGCGGCCGCCATCGCCGCCGTTCGCCGGTGGGAGCTTCCCACGGACGAGCGGTTCCGGGTGCCGTATCGCACGTGGTACACGGCGGGGCGCGCCGAACTGTTCGAGCCGGACACCCGCGCGGACGCCGCGTTGAATGTTGTGTTGGTCCTCTCCCTGCTGCTCGCGGTCGGCAGCGTCGGCTACGCGGTCACGGCGCCGCCCGACGGCGAACAGTTCTCGGCCGTCTACCTCCTCACCGAGGACGACGACGGCGAGCTCACGGCCGATAACTACCCGACCGAGTTCACGCAGGGTGAACCCAAGGAGATCGTCCTCGGGGTCGACAACCACGAACACCGGACCGTCGACTACACCGTCGTGCTGGTCGAACAGCGGGTCTCGGTCGAGGACAACGAGACGACCGTCGAGGAGCAACGCGAACTCGACCGGTTCGAGACCCGGCTCAGCCACAACGAGAGCTGGCACCATCAACACGAACTCGAGCCGACGATGACCGGGGAGAACGTTCGCCTCGTCTGGCTGCTCTACCCCGGCGGGGACGTCCCCGAGGAGCCGTCGGCGGACACGACGGAGTACTCGGCGCACCTCTGGGCCAACGTGAGCGAGGAGTGA
- a CDS encoding ABC transporter permease, with the protein MAHRLRKLAATARLSAAQLRHEIGRSVLVIVAIALAVLAVTLLAGLGLGVLETGQDRFDEADQDVWISGGAVELTAGGGMENPIADSHQLAADVEEREDVESASPIAFHAIYVGTEPEPSELELVSGVGVPSEHGGLTLEEGDGFSEGDVHYGEGDYDGPMTREVIVDPRMAERFDLEVGDTIYVGTSPSTAAEEEFTVVGISSSYSQFLGTTTATMPLSELQEITGTTGSDRAAFVTATVAPGADRGAVSDEIQEAHPEYDVRTSEEQFESMFEDQVLLLASGTALVVLAVVAGVVLTVNLLALVASRQRGELAALRALGLSRWLLTGIISGQGIVLGLCGGLLGLLATPPAAFALNHLAASLVGFENLLRTPPIVYLAGGAIAVVVGTLGAAVAGWRTSRYARLEHITE; encoded by the coding sequence ATGGCTCACAGACTCCGCAAACTCGCCGCGACCGCGCGCCTCTCGGCGGCCCAGCTCCGCCACGAGATCGGTCGCTCCGTACTGGTGATCGTCGCGATTGCGCTGGCCGTCCTCGCGGTGACCCTGCTCGCGGGGCTCGGCCTCGGCGTCCTCGAGACCGGACAGGATCGGTTCGACGAGGCCGATCAGGACGTCTGGATCTCGGGCGGTGCGGTCGAGCTCACGGCCGGCGGCGGCATGGAGAACCCGATCGCCGACTCCCATCAACTCGCGGCCGACGTCGAGGAGCGCGAGGACGTCGAGAGCGCGTCGCCGATCGCGTTTCACGCGATCTACGTGGGCACGGAGCCGGAGCCGTCGGAGCTCGAACTCGTCTCGGGCGTCGGGGTGCCGAGCGAACACGGCGGGCTAACCCTCGAAGAGGGCGACGGCTTCTCGGAGGGGGACGTCCACTACGGCGAGGGCGACTACGACGGGCCGATGACCCGCGAAGTGATCGTGGACCCGCGCATGGCCGAGCGGTTCGACCTCGAGGTCGGCGACACGATTTACGTCGGGACGAGTCCGTCGACCGCGGCCGAAGAGGAGTTTACCGTCGTCGGGATTTCCTCATCGTACTCGCAGTTCCTGGGGACCACGACCGCGACGATGCCGCTGAGCGAACTCCAGGAGATCACCGGGACGACGGGGTCGGATCGCGCGGCCTTTGTGACCGCGACCGTCGCTCCCGGCGCCGACCGAGGCGCCGTCAGCGACGAGATACAGGAAGCGCATCCGGAGTACGACGTGCGCACGAGCGAGGAACAGTTCGAGTCGATGTTCGAGGATCAGGTCCTGTTGCTGGCCAGCGGGACCGCCCTCGTCGTGCTCGCCGTCGTCGCGGGCGTGGTATTGACGGTCAACCTCCTGGCGCTGGTCGCGTCCCGACAGCGCGGGGAGCTGGCGGCGTTGCGCGCGCTCGGACTCTCGCGGTGGCTCCTCACGGGGATTATCAGCGGCCAGGGGATCGTGCTCGGGCTCTGCGGCGGCCTCCTCGGACTGCTCGCGACGCCCCCGGCCGCGTTCGCCTTGAACCACCTCGCCGCCTCGCTGGTCGGCTTCGAGAACCTGTTGCGGACGCCGCCGATCGTCTACCTCGCCGGCGGGGCGATCGCGGTCGTCGTCGGCACGCTCGGCGCCGCCGTCGCCGGCTGGCGCACCAGTCGGTACGCTCGCCTCGAGCACATCACCGAATAG